Proteins encoded in a region of the Zea mays cultivar B73 chromosome 2, Zm-B73-REFERENCE-NAM-5.0, whole genome shotgun sequence genome:
- the LOC103648019 gene encoding serine carboxypeptidase-like 45, producing MATPLAPASSFITRPLALALVLVAAALCRPASCAAAAAAADRITRLPGQPEVSFGQYSGYVGVDGDGGGKRALFYYFVEADAPDPASKPLVLWLNGGPGCSSLGVGAFSENGPFRPSGQVLVKNEYSWNKEANVIYLETPAGVGYSYSADAAYYQGVDDKMTAMDNMVFLQRWLQKFPQYRGRDLYIAGESYAGHYIPQLAEAMVEFNNKEERIFNLKGVALGNPVLEFATDFNSRAEYFWSHGLISDATFRAFTSACNYSRYVAEYYGGALSPLCARVMNRVTRETSRFVDKYDVTLDVFLSSVLSQSKTLSPHEQVGQRVDVCVEDETVRYLNRRDVQAALHARLVGVDKWAVCSSVLQYELLNLQIPTINVVGSLVRSGIRVLVYSGDQDSVIPLTGSRTLVQSLARGMGLKTTTPYRVWFEGQQVGGWTQVYGGGALSFATVRGASHEAPFSQPGRSLVLFRAFLQGQPLPETFS from the exons ATGGCCACGCCATTAGCTCCAGCGAGCTCCTTCATTACCAGGCCACTGGCGCTGGCGCTAGTGCTCGTCGCGGCCGCGCTCTGCCGTCCGGCTTCCTGCGCAGCCGCCGCGGCCGCCGCGGACAGGATCACGCGGCTCCCCGGGCAGCCGGAGGTGAGCTTCGGCCAGTACTCCGGCTACGTCGGCGTggacggcgacggcggcggcaagCGGGCCCTGTTCTACTACTTCGTGGAGGCCGATGCCCCCGACCCTGCCTCCAAGCCTCTCGTCCTCTGGCTCAACGGCG GGCCTGGGTGCTCGTCGCTGGGCGtaggggccttctcagagaacggGCCGTTCCGGCCTAGTGGGCAGGTGCTGGTGAAGAACGAATACAGCTGGAACAaag AGGCCAATGTGATATACCTGGAGACGCCGGCTGGCGTTGGCTACTCATACTCTGCCGACGCTGCCTACTACCAGGGCGTGGATGACAAGATGACAG CCATGGACAACATGGTGTTCCTGCAAAGGTGGCTCCAAAAGTTCCCACAGTACAGGGGCAGGGACCTGTACATCGCCGGAGAAAGCTACGCAG GGCACTACATCCCGCAGCTCGCCGAGGCCATGGTGGAGTTCAACAACAAGGAGGAGAGGATCTTCAACCTCAAAGGCGTCGCC CTGGGCAACCCGGTGCTGGAGTTCGCGACGGACTTCAACTCCCGCGCCGAGTACTTCTGGTCGCACGGCCTCATCTCCGACGCCACGTTCCGCGCCTTCACCTCCGCCTGCAACTACTCCCGCTACGTCGCCGAGTACTACGGCGGCGCGCTGTCGCCGCTGTGCGCCAGGGTGATGAACCGGGTGACGCGCGAGACCAGCCGCTTCGTCGACAAGTACGACGTCACGCTCGACGTCTTCCTCTCGTCCGTGCTCTCCCAGTCCAAGACCCTCTCGCCGCAC GAGCAGGTCGGGCAGCGGGTCGACGTGTGCGTGGAGGACGAGACGGTGAGGTACCTCAACCGGCGGGACGTGCAGGCGGCGCTGCACGCGAGGCTCGTCGGCGTCGACAAGTGGGCGGTCTGCAGCAG CGTTCTCCAGTACGAGCTGCTCAACCTGCAGATCCCGACCATCAACGTCGTCGGATCGCTCGTGAGATCCGGGATCCGAGTGCTGGTTTACAG CGGCGACCAGGACTCGGTGATCCCTCTCACGGGGAGCCGGACCCTGGTACAGAGCTTGGCGCGTGGCATGGGGCTCAAGACCACCACCCCCTACAGAGTCTGGTTCGAAGGGCAGCAG GTTGGAGGATGGACACAGGTGTACGGAGGCGGCGCGCTGTCCTTCGCCACCGTCAGAGGCGCCTCCCACGAGGCGCCCTTCTCGCAGCCCGGCCGGTCGCTCGTGCTCTTCCGAGCGTTCCTGCAGGGCCAGCCTCTGCCCGAAACCTTCTCGTGA